From Cervus canadensis isolate Bull #8, Minnesota chromosome 28, ASM1932006v1, whole genome shotgun sequence, one genomic window encodes:
- the LOC122429742 gene encoding placental prolactin-related protein 1-like, which yields MAPAPSFRGHQWTYNPVRGSCLLLLLVMSNLLLCQGNICPSCGPDTPLRSLTDLFINAAWLSHYFHNLSAIMFKEFDEKYAQGKQYHINATNSCHTNPLHAPEERENAQQLNNEDLSKLILFLLYTWNKPLHHLTNELQSLKEVSQTILTRAPESEQLSDKLQAFIESQFKQVIVPVLQKMFDTRITWSGLSSLTSSDEDRRHSEFYNLFHCLRRDSREVDIYIKILACRMRKTC from the exons ggtcctgcctgctcctgctgctggtcATGTCAAATTTGCTCCTGTGCCAAGGCAACATATGCCCTTCCTGCGGTCCTGACACCCCCCTGAGATCCCTTACAGACCTGTTTATCAATGCTGCCTGGCTGTCCCACTACTTCCATAACCTTTCCGCAATAATGTTCAAAGAGTTT GATGAAAAATATGCCCAGGGCAAACAGTACCATATCAATGCCACCAACAGCTGCCACACCAATCCCCTCCATGcacctgaagaaagagaaaacgcCCAACAGTTGAAC AATGAAGACCTTAGTAAGCTGATACTCTTCTTACTGTACACCTGGAATAAACCTCTGCATCATCTTACCAACGAGCTGCAGAGTTTGAAAGAAGTCTCACAGACGATCCTAACAAGAGCCCCAGAGAGTGAGCAACTGTCAGACAAACTTCAAGCATTCATAGAGAGTCAATTCAAACAG GTTATTGTTCCAGTCTTGCAGAAGATGTTCGACACTCGAATTACCTGGTCAGGACTCTCATCCCTGACATCCAGCGATGAAGACAGGCGTCATTCTGAATTTTATAACCTGTTCCACTGCCTGCGCAGGGATTCACGTGAAGTTGACATTTACATCAAGATCCTGGCGTGCCGAATGCGCAAAACGTGCTAA